Part of the Polyodon spathula isolate WHYD16114869_AA chromosome 18, ASM1765450v1, whole genome shotgun sequence genome, taaaatcaaaagatTAAAATGGAGGTTTGTTATTGTATGCTTCCAGGAGCGTTTATAAAATACTTTCCTCTCTTTGCTGTTGGTCCTGATATACAGTAAATCTTGTGGGTGTTGAAGACTCTGCGTTCCTCTTTATCTAGCCTTGTGCAATCCCGTGCTTGTTCTTCACACAGCAGGGCTGTTCTGAAGTGCTCAACACACGACGCCACAGGGTTCTGTTACGGAGTCCTGCTGTACATGTTGTAGCTTCCACATTCCATGCTGCTGCTCTCCTGTAGCCCCTCATACTGTTCTTCATGCTCTCCTGTAGCCCCTCGCACTGTTCTTCATGCTCTCCTGCAGCCCCTCGCACTGTTCTTCATGCTTTGCTTGGATTAGCTGAAGCTTTGGCTTCATACCCATATAAAAATGTAGCTGCTATTACCAGAACTGCTCCAAGgaaaaagacactgaaaaaaaacacaccacgGTGTTAAACTAGAATATTTCAATTGCACTTCACATATGGTAAATTGGGTggcttttaaaatgacaacttgAGGCAGATATTCAAAGACACATTTGTCCCTTTTCTGAGTGAAGTGATACCCCAACATCACAACCCTATACATGTGCTGGGCTGGATGCAGGGTTTACAATATGTAACGCTATACATGTGCTGGGCTAGATGCAGGGTTTATAATATGTAACGCTATACGTGCTGGGCTGGATGCAGGGTTTACAATATGTAACGCTATACATACAGTATGCTGGGCTGGATGCAGGGTTTAGAAGATCTTATTTTAGTACTTATGGGTTAGTTACATGTCACAGACCGTCGCTGTAAATTCACGGCTCAGATTTGCTGGGGACTTCTTCATATTTTAACAAGCAGATTAACAAAGGCCTTTAAAAATAACTTACCTTGTTGGCACAAAATCCTGTAACCAGAAATATGAAATCAGTGTAGAAAGGATGATGGATAGGGAGGTTGCAAACCCTTTCAAAATATTGTCAGCATATTTAATGACAGCTGCTATAACTAACCCTCCCAAAGCCtagaaaaaggaaataaaacaaactattagAATGGGAGGCACATGAATGCACAGCAGCATGCTCTACCTTATTGAGAATAGACTGGCTCTGTGGCACACGCTGAACAGACTGGCTCTGTGGCAAAGTGTGTGTGTAGAATGAGGCTCTGGATCATCAAAGTGATAACAGTACCTGAAGAGACACAACAGCCCAGGTGAGAGAGCTGTATCCCTGGAACATGCCGTGTTCTTGCACTCGCTCCCCATCATACACATAGACGCCCATCAGTCCAAACACAGCACCAAACAAACCTGCACAGAGATGGGTTTAGTGACTCAGTCTGCACAGCTCtctgtgtgtacgtgtgtgtgtaatttatttaattatatatatatattataatatatagatatataatataatatattatatatctaatatataatatactatatatatatacacacacacacacacacacacacacacacacacagacaatatatatgtatgtgaaaTATAATTTGTAGAAATCTCTGTAATGTAACACCAGATTCAGGCCTTACTCAAACACCTCAAAGGGTTCCTTCTATTAGCAGACATGTTTTGGCACAAAGGCCCCTCTGTCCCTGCTGGTAACTACACAGAACAGTCACTGTGTGCAATGTAAATGTTAGGGTGGCAAATGAAATATCCACAAAAACCTCAACTGAAATCCCTCTCAAGTGTTTTAAGGTTACAGAAAACAGGGCAGTCTTAGCCCAATATGAAGTGCTGTTCACAGTAATCCCAGCGTTTCTGTAATTCAGGTGTCACCCCGTGGCTCAGTCCTGGGGTCACAATGTTTAATATCAGCAGCATTTTCCAAGTGCTTTGTGACAAACACATCTACAGAACACAAACAAGGGTCTATGTGCATAGCTCCACTAACGCCATGTCATTTTACAATGCAAAGAAGCTTACCAAGCTGAATGTTTCTAATCCACACAGACTGCTTTGTTTCCTTCAagattttttcaaagtaaaccCCAGCAAATCCACTAGAGAAGCAGGCTGTCAGCACGGCCGTGAGTCCTACAAACTGCGAGCCTGCTGACAGGTCCTTCTGAGCAGAGTCCAGAGAGTCTGAGGGCCACTGAACACACAATCCACACAGAGAGGCTTTATTAGCAGAGTGAGCAGGGAGGGAGTTTGTGTGCGCACACACAATCCACACAAAGAGGCTTTATTAGCAGAGTGAGCAGGGAAGGAGCGTGTTCGCacgggtacacacacacacacacacacactcactcttacTAAACAGCCAGCAACAAATACTTCTTATACTGCTGGGGCcgtttttttaaagcttgtgaTCTGGAGAAAACTGATCTAGTCCTATATTCTGTGAtcaaaattacataaataaataaataaaaataaaaaaatccaggaTTTCAAGCTCTGAAAAACCAACCCCTGGAAATCTGTACACACTGGAGAAGCAATCCTGGGAACAGGAGCTCTTGAATCAGCACTAGACAGTTCAAACTAAGGGAAGTGTAACTCATCCACAACTCCACTTCAGTAGAATTTGTTTCACAATCttgcatgaaatattaaaacacactgaaTTACAAACCGCTTTGTAATTCAAAaacagacaaattgaaaaaaaaagggacattttgaaatccagtaTGAAACACTGTAGTACTAttacggcttctggtagacttttgcaatatcattttgtagtttctttgattacattatgttaattaaaagacctaaattatgttcatatctttttttttttcattgtctcaATCTCAAttgtaaaattctaggtgatgcaaaacttttggccagagctgcaatTCATGAGAACAAATGCATTTGAAGAGACCAAgcattgcacctgtaccaaaacatttatatataaaaataaaaatattacaaatctACAGATGCATACCTGAACAAGCATTGCACCAGTTCCAAAACATttagatattgttattattattattataataataataataataaaattaaaaaaacaccaccacaccaCACCTCTACAGATACATACCTGAACAAACGCTACTCCGGTCATTAATATCAACAGGGAGAGCCACTGATAAATGTTTAACCTTTTTCCAAGCATTGACACAGAGAATAAAGCTGTGGTGAGAATCTTCAGCTGGTATGTAACCTGTGGAAATAGCATTAAATACACAGTCAGTAGACGCGCCTCCACGTTACAAAACGGCTTGACGTTTCCATGTAACCAGCAGAACGAGACGGATACCTGATAAGTAGCTGCATCCAGATTGGAAAGGGCAACATAAAGCAGATTGTTCTGTAGAGTGTAAATCCCTGCTGGGACAGCCAGCTTCAGGCTTTCCATTGGCTTGTTTACAATCTCGTCATGTAAAACTCTGTTGAGCGCCATCAAACTGCAgcctgaaaacaacaaacacacatgcCGCCCTTACTGAATCAGAGACAAGCGCAGtgcaataccacgatccttacaaacacactgcaataccacgatccttacaaacaagcacactgcaataccacgatccttacaaacacacgAGCAGCCCTTACTGAATCAGAGACAAGCACACTGCAATACCATGAtccttacaaacaaacacactgcaatatcacgatccttacaaacaaacacactgcaataccacgatccttacaaacaaacacactgcaataccacgatccttacaagcacacacactgcaataccacgatccttacaaacacacacactgcaataccacgatccttacaaacacacacactgcaataccatgatccttacaaacacacacactgcaataccacgatccttacaaacacacacactgcaataccatgatccttacaaacacacaagCAGCCCTTACTGAATCAGACaagcacactgcaataccacgatccttacaaacacacacactgcaataccacgatccttacaaacacacacactgcaatatcacgatccttacaaacaaacacactgcaataccacgatccttacaaacaagcacactgcaataccacgatccttacaaacacacacactgcaataccacgatccttacaaacacacgAGCAGCCCTTACTGAATCAGAGACAAGCACACTGCAATACCatgatccttacaaacacacacactgcaatatcacgatccttacaaacacacacactgcaatatcacgatccttacaaacaaacacactgcaataccacgatccttacaaacaagcacactgcaataccacgatccttacaaacacacacactgcaataccacgatccttacaaacacacaagCAGCCCTTACTGAATCAGAGACaagcacactgcaataccacgatccttacaaacacacacactgcaataccatgatccttacaaacacacaagCAGCCCTTACTGAACCAGACAAGCACAGtgcaataccacgatccttacaaacacacacactgcaataccacgatccttacaaacacacacactgcaataccacgatccttacaagcacacacactgcaataccacgatccttacaaacacacacacactgcaataccacgatccttacaaacacacacactgcaataccacgatccttacaaacacacacactgcaataccatgatccttacaaacacacacactgcaataccatgatccttacaaacacacaagCAGCCCTTACTGAATCAGACaagcacactgcaataccacgatccttacaaacacacacactgcaataccacgatccttacaaacacacacactgcaataccatgatccttacaaacacacaagCAGCCCTTACTGAATCAGACaagcacactgcaataccacgatccttacaaacacacacactgcaataccacgatccttacaaacacacacactgcaataccatgatccttacaaacacacGAGCAGCCCTTACTGAATCAGAGACAAGCACACTGCAATACCatgatccttacaaacacacaagCAGCCCTTACTGAATCAGAGACAAGCATACTGCAATACCATGttccttacaaacacacacactgcaataccatgatccttacaaacacacaagCAGCCCTTACTGAATCAGAGACaagcacactgcaataccacgatccttacaaacacacacactgcaataccatgatccttacaaacacacaaacagcccTTACTGAACCAGACaagcacactgcaataccacgatccttacaaacacacacactgcaataccatgaTCCTTACAAACACATGAGCAGCCCTTACTGAATCAGagacaaacacactgcaataccacgatccttacaaacacacacacacactgcaataccacgatccttacaaacacacacacactgcaataccacgatccttacaaacacacacacactgcaataccacgatccttacaaacacacacacactgcaataccacgatccttacaaacacacacactgcaataccacgatccttacaaacaagcacactgcaataccacgatccttacaaacaagcacactgcaataccacgatccttacaaacaagcacactgcaataccacgatccttacaaacacacgAGCAGCCCTTACTGAATCAGAGACaagcacactgcaataccacgatccttacaaacacacacactgcaataccatgatccttacaaacacacGAGCAGCCCTTACTGAATCAGAGACAAGCACAGtgcaataccacgatccttacaaacgcacacactgcaataccatgatccttacaaacacacactgcaataccatgatccttacaaacacacacactgcaataccacaaTCCTTACAAACACACGAGCAGCCCTTACTGAATCAGAGACaagcacactgcaataccacgatccttacaaacacacacattgcaataccatgatccttacaaacacacGAGCAGCCCTTACTGAATCAGAGACAAGCACACTGCAATACCATGAtccttacaaacaaacacactgcaataccatgatccttacaaacacacaagCAGCCCTTACTGAATCAGAGACaagcacactgcaataccacgatccttacaaacacacacactgcaataccatgaTCCTTACAAACaagcacactgca contains:
- the LOC121331155 gene encoding UDP-N-acetylglucosamine transporter, with the protein product MPVNLKFLSLGVLVFQTTSLVLTMRFSRTLKEDGPRYLASSAVVAAELLKIGACVLLVFKDTGCSLMALNRVLHDEIVNKPMESLKLAVPAGIYTLQNNLLYVALSNLDAATYQVTYQLKILTTALFSVSMLGKRLNIYQWLSLLILMTGVAFVQWPSDSLDSAQKDLSAGSQFVGLTAVLTACFSSGFAGVYFEKILKETKQSVWIRNIQLGLFGAVFGLMGVYVYDGERVQEHGMFQGYSSLTWAVVSLQALGGLVIAAVIKYADNILKGFATSLSIILSTLISYFWLQDFVPTSVFFLGAVLVIAATFLYGYEAKASANPSKA